From Paenibacillus sp. PK3_47, the proteins below share one genomic window:
- a CDS encoding ATP-binding protein — MEYLKIFFVNTAILITLAYLANLIYKHTITYAPDRIKKISWVVLAIFAGWISSIFGYRIEENVIFDLRFVPLIISALAYPQPFILIIIGVGTGLTRLTFGVNEAAVAGVLNLSILGFVCAALSLWMQKSNASAGYKRIMTILVVCVINQINILVFGVIPAREYITDIMPLTFPAGIILSMLFALIIRDFQLELLRTGQIVRANELLSAQTEQLHKNKIVLEERAKLLSQASQYKSEFLANMSHELRTPLNSIINLSQLIEEQDDSQSREETREYAAIIHRSGQDLLTLINDILDMSKVEAGKLEIVKEELNVSEIPELLSQQFRVAAQQKGLEFKISMHADVPPVICSDPQRVQQILRNLLSNAIKFTMTGYVSLNVRVSEEQEGELRRRWIVFEVEDTGIGISAEKHELIFGAFQQADRMITRQYGGTGLGLSISNDLAGLLGGYITLQSEENQGSRFALYLPL; from the coding sequence ATGGAATATTTAAAAATATTTTTTGTAAACACGGCTATTCTGATAACACTGGCCTATTTGGCTAATTTGATATATAAACACACAATTACATATGCGCCTGACCGGATCAAAAAAATAAGCTGGGTCGTCCTGGCTATTTTTGCAGGCTGGATCAGCTCTATTTTCGGTTACCGGATCGAAGAGAACGTGATATTCGATCTGCGCTTCGTACCGCTGATTATTTCCGCGCTGGCTTATCCGCAGCCTTTTATACTTATTATCATCGGTGTCGGTACGGGGCTGACCAGATTAACCTTCGGCGTCAATGAAGCTGCCGTTGCGGGAGTCCTGAATTTATCGATTCTCGGCTTTGTCTGTGCGGCTCTTAGTTTGTGGATGCAGAAGTCAAATGCCTCTGCAGGATACAAAAGGATAATGACAATACTTGTTGTATGCGTGATTAATCAGATCAACATTCTTGTTTTCGGGGTAATCCCTGCCCGTGAATACATAACGGATATTATGCCGCTTACCTTTCCGGCCGGAATTATTCTCAGCATGCTGTTTGCGCTTATCATCCGCGACTTTCAGCTGGAGCTGCTGCGTACCGGACAGATTGTGAGAGCAAATGAGCTGCTGTCCGCCCAGACGGAGCAGCTGCACAAGAACAAAATTGTGCTTGAGGAGAGAGCCAAACTGCTGTCGCAGGCTTCCCAGTACAAATCTGAGTTTCTGGCTAATATGTCACATGAGCTGAGAACACCGCTGAACAGCATTATTAATTTGTCGCAGCTTATTGAAGAGCAGGACGACTCGCAGAGCAGGGAAGAAACCAGGGAATATGCGGCAATTATCCACCGGTCGGGGCAGGATTTGCTTACGCTGATCAATGATATTCTGGATATGTCGAAGGTTGAGGCGGGAAAACTCGAGATTGTGAAAGAAGAGCTGAACGTCAGCGAAATCCCGGAATTGCTGTCACAGCAGTTCAGGGTCGCAGCCCAGCAGAAAGGGCTGGAGTTCAAAATTTCAATGCATGCTGATGTGCCTCCTGTAATCTGCTCTGATCCCCAGCGGGTACAGCAGATTCTGCGGAACCTGCTTTCCAATGCGATCAAATTCACGATGACAGGGTATGTGTCGCTGAATGTCCGGGTGTCTGAAGAGCAGGAGGGGGAGCTCCGGCGCCGCTGGATTGTTTTTGAAGTCGAGGACACCGGGATCGGAATATCCGCCGAAAAGCATGAGCTGATTTTCGGGGCCTTTCAGCAGGCGGACCGGATGATTACCCGCCAATACGGGGGCACAGGCCTGGGCCTGTCCATCAGCAATGATTTGGCGGGACTGCTTGGGGGCTATATCACACTGCAGAGCGAGGAGAATCAGGGGAGCCGGTTTGCGCTGTATTTGCCGCTGTGA